A region from the Cardiocondyla obscurior isolate alpha-2009 linkage group LG26, Cobs3.1, whole genome shotgun sequence genome encodes:
- the LOC139112002 gene encoding transcriptional regulator ovo: MPKIFLIKNRLHQQQLRLLESQHLSKSPPLGSGKDSPLGSSEPLSLIVNKDQYRDKTDDDRATSPESFPSSSPAPSPSPPHPASSAPSPTPRRFISSILGGDVPYGSRRHVLTRAERKEYSSPPIASDDPPQFLSKAERIALPRPQTPPKTPRVEPPTRVSVIQRVPPQSTSRKEEKIEIERIDPIQAPEPEQEQPIDYAVPKRKEEDEEKCRDGAMAARSPSTSISKSLLAVKLSGSHQVVQAAAGHGRSSNSGNSSSGAGGAGNSSPSSNAGGGNGGGGGAMIGGGCGNGAMIGGGGSGGGGALGGGAGAGGMPPGGNGGRGNYGPSSPPTGSLPPFYESLKGGNNLANFANQYNSSQGNAYLTPLTAVGIDCDTGQQDNSQHGQYNAQEGKQYSLLQNVCANVCASYGLTFKEEEEELAGYKIQPNDLLSAQYGTYDVTDTGMMVDMVTGTMVVDPLQFTAATLTFNSPSDHTALLETLSDAADLLLPRLQTEDGGSDLLEESLHSPASTGSSGIGQDAGQMTTPVEPSVDPFPEHSMALTRGFDTRHYTTPQHFNASKLAGLSYAAGETSYQSLQKERSELGLHVNQNHQHQQEQQLQIQVQLQQQKQQATSPHQQQQQQQSQQQHQNLLSPGLNFNNGLEIDSGSSVGGSLPSPGTASCSLDGASTGTSPSCGLGEHAHSPVVSPTTVAAQAAGSVGEPPLSQRLGLPSDCQLEFVNGGHGIKNPLAIEGQRQAAATRDEERTNRTPPSKDDDPNRFTCRVCSKNFSLQRLLNRHMKCHSDVKRYLCTFCGKGFNDTFDLKRHTRTHTGVRPYKCFLCEKSFTQRCSLESHGQKVHGVQHQYAYKERRAKMYVCEECGHTTHEPEVHYLHLKEQHPYSPALLKFYDKRHFKFTNSNFANMLLQGGLLQRESRNTDSCGLAERRETTSKSSDAAHQQTTTGF; encoded by the exons ATCGTGACAAGACTGATGATGATCGTGCAACAAGCCCGGAATCCTTTCCCAGCAGCAGTCCAGccccgtcgccgtcgccgccgcatCCGGCGAGCAGTGCGCCCAGTCCCACGCCGAGAAGATTTATCTCGAGCATCCTCGGCGGTGATGTGCCGTACGGCAGCAGGCGCCACGTGCTCACTCGAGCGGAGCGAAAAGAGTACAGCAGCCCGCCGATAGCCTCGGACGATCCTCCGCAATTTCTGTCCAAGGCGGAGAGGATAGCGCTGCCGAGGCCCCAGACGCCGCCAAAAACGCCGCGCGTCGAGCCACCCACGAGAGTCTCGGTGATCCAGAGGGTGCCGCCGCAAAGCACCTCCAGGAAGGAGGAGAAGATCGAGATCGAGAGAATCGATCCGATACAGGCGCCCGAACCGGAACAG GAGCAGCCGATAGACTATGCGGTGCCGAAACGAAAGGAGGAGGACGAGGAGAAATGTCGCGATGGCGCGATGGCGGCACGCAGCCCCAGTACCTCGATCTCCAAGTCTCTGCTGGCCGTCAAGCTCTCTGGGTCTCATCAGGTGGTGCAAGCGGCCGCGGGGCACGGCAGGTCCTCGAACTCGGGCAACTCTTCCAGCGGTGCCGGAGGTGCCGGAAACTCCTCGCCCTCGTCGAACGCCGGCGGCGgtaacggcggcggcggaggtgCGATGATCGGCGGCGGATGCGGAAACGGGGCGATGATCGGCGGTGGAGggagcggcggcggcggtgccTTGGGCGGGGGTGCTGGCGCGGGGGGTATGCCTCCTGGCGGAAACGGGGGTCGCGGTAACTACGGCCCGAGCTCGCCGCCGACGGGATCTCTGCCACCGTTCTACGAGTCTCTGAAGGGCGGCAATAATCTTGCGAACTTCGCTAACCAGTACAACAGTTCTCAAG GAAACGCGTATCTCACGCCATTGACGGCCGTCGGGATCGACTGCGACACCGGGCAACAAGACAACTCTCAGCATGGGCAGTACAACGCGCAGGAAGGCAAGCAGTACTCTCTCCTTCAGAACGTTTGCGCAAACGTTTGCGCGTCTTACGGCCTAACGTTcaaggaagaagaggaggagcTGGCGGGCTACAAAATTCAGCCGAACGATCTGCTGTCCGCTCAGTATGGCACTTACGACGTCACTGACACGGGGATGATGGTCGACATGGTGACCGGCACCATGGTGGTAGATCCGCTGCAGTTCACCGCGGCGACTCTGACCTTTAACTCGCCGTCCGATCACACGGCGCTCCTCGAGACGCTTAGCGACGCGGCGGATCTTCTGCTGCCCAGGCTGCAAACCGAGGACGGCGGCAGCGATCTTCTGGAAGAGTCGCTGCATTCACCTGCCTCAACGGGCAGCAGCGGAATCGGACAGGACGCCGGCCAGATGACAACTCCCGTCGAGCCCAGCGTCGATCCTTTCCCCGAGCACAGCATGGCCTTGACCAGAGGCTTTGACACGAG acACTACACGACTCCGCAACACTTCAACGCGTCTAAGCTCGCAGGATTGAGCTATGCGGCCGGCGAAACGAGCTACCAGTCGCTACAGAAGGAACGCTCGGAGCTTGGGCTGCACGTCAATCAGAATCATCAGCATCAACAAGAGCAGCAGCTACAAATTCAAGTTCAGTTGCAGCAGCAGAAGCAACAGGCTACGTCGCCGCatcagcagcaacagcagcagcaatcGCAGCAGCAACACCAAAATCTTCTGAGTCCcggattaaattttaacaatg GTTTAGAGATAGACTCCGGTAGCAGCGTAGGCGGAAGTCTGCCCAGCCCCGGTACCGCGAGCTGCTCCTTGGACGGCGCCTCAACCGGCACTTCCCCATCGTGTGGACTGGGAGAACACGCGCACAGTCCAGTAGTATCTCCAACGACGGTTGCAGCTCAAGCCGCCGGATCGGTAGGCGAACCACCGCTCTCGCAACGG TTGGGTTTACCGAGCGATTGTCAGCTAGAATTTGTTAACGGTGGTCACGGCATAAAGAATCCTTTAGCCATCGAGGGTCAGAGGCAGGCGGCGGCCACTCGAGATGAAGAAAGAACCAATCGCACTCCGCCTAGCAAG GACGACGATCCCAATCGCTTCACTTGCCGCGTGTGCAGCAAGAACTTCAGCCTACAGCGACTCCTCAATCGCCACATGAAGTGCCACAGTGACGTGAAACGTTATTTGTGCACATTCTGCGGGAAGGGCTTCAACGATACGTTCGATCTCAAAAGACACACGCGGACGCACACAGGGGTACGGCCTTACAAATGTTTCCTCTGTGAGAAGAGCTTCACGCAACGGTGCTCGCTGGAGAGTCACGGCCAGAAGGTTCACGGAGTTCAACATCAATATGCGTACAAGGAGAGACGCGCTAAG ATGTACGTTTGCGAGGAGTGTGGACACACGACGCACGAGCCAGAGGTGCACTATCTTCATCTAAAAGAGCAGCATCCATACAGCCCGGCGCTACTGAAGTTCTACGACAAGCGGCACTTCAAGTTCACCAATAGTAACTTCGCCAATATGTTGCTCCAG GGTGGCCTGTTGCAACGGGAGTCGCGGAATACGGACAGCTGTGGCCTCGCAGAACGACGAGAGACGACCTCGAAGAGCAGCGATGCAGCACATCAACAGACTACGACAGGCTTCTAG
- the Nadsyn gene encoding glutamine-dependent NAD(+) synthetase, whose protein sequence is MGRTVTVAVCTLNQWAMDFEGNTRRILQSIQEAKDANATYRSGPELEISGYSCEDHFYESDTLLHSWEVLGTLLKSSVCEDILIDVGMPVMHKNVTYNCRVAFLNRRILLIRPKMRNCENGNYRESRWFSAWTKERTVEDYFLPRMISQITGQNVVPFGDAVIATRDTCVGFEICEELWHPASNHIPMSLDGVEIIANGSGSYFELRKAYVNVDLVKSATFKAGGCYMFSNLRGCDGGRVYFNGGSSITLNGNILNRGRQFALEDVEVTVATFDLEDIRNYRNSIRSLSHAAASSPSYPRVKVDFALTPENLISSPPDRPLEGIQDIYGDDSEHSNLVYHTAEEEIAMAPACWLWDYLRRSCQGGFFLPLSGGVDSSSTACLVYSMCEMIVDTVGRGDVQVLADIRKIVGDCEYLPTDPKQLCNTLLFTCYMGTENSSAETKARATELANQIGSYHHGIVIDTAISAVLGIFQQISKLSPRFKVHGGSPRENLALQNVQARLRMVMAYLCAQLMLWVRGRPGGLLVLGSSNVDEALRGYLTKYDCSSADINPIGGIAKNDLRKFLIYFKRKYGISALDNILDAPPTAELEPLLAGQLAQLDEVDMGMTYKELSVFGRLRKQNKAGPFTMFCRLVHMWDHYTPKEIADKVKHFYRCYAINRHKMTILTPSCHAETYSPDDNRFDHRPFLYNHTWKWQFAAIDEQVRRLSSEEKPSRPREGAPKVPAKPRYMPFSSVISNKTHPGVVV, encoded by the exons ATGGGGCGTACGGTGACCGTCGCTGTTTGCACGTTGAATCAATGGGCAATGGATTTCGAAGGGAACACCAGGAGAATTTTGCAGAGTATACAAGAGGCGAAGGATGCCAATGCCACTTATAGAAGCGGTCCTGAGTTAGAGATCTC TGGCTATAGCTGCGAGGACCATTTTTACGAGTCCGACACGTTGCTTCATAGCTGGGAAGTTCTGGGGACTCTTTTGAAATCGAGTGTTTGCGAGGATATACTGATAGACGTCGGCATGCCTGTGATGCACAAGAATGTGACGTACAACTGCAGAGTGGCTTTTCTAAATCGACGGATTTTGCTGATCCGTCCGAAAATGCGAAACTGTGAGAACGGCAACTACAGGGAATCCAGATGGTTCTCTGCTTGGACGAAA gAACGCACAGTCGAGGATTATTTCTTGCCGCGAATGATATCGCAAATCACCGGTCAAAATGTAGTGCCGTTTGGTGATGCGGTCATCGCGACGAGGGATACGTGCGTAGGTTTCGAAATTTGCGAGGAACTTTGGCACCCAGCCAGCAATCATATTCCTATGTCATTGGACGGCGTAGAAATTATTGCGAATg GAAGCGGCTCGTATTTTGAACTTCGTAAAGCCTACGTCAACGTGGATCTCGTAAAGTCGGCTACGTTCAAGGCTGGCGGTTGCTATATGTTTAGTAACTTGCGCGGTTGCGACGGCGGCAGAGTGTATTTCAACGGCGGATCCAGCATCACGCTCAAcggtaatatattaaatcgcGGACGACAGTTCGCTCTCGAAGACGTTGAGGTGACCGTCGCCACTTTTGACCTCGAGGATATAAG GAATTATCGAAACAGCATCCGATCGTTATCTCACGCGGCTGCTTCATCGCCTAGTTATCCACGTGTGAAAGTCGATTTCGCACTTACACCAGAGAATCTCATATCGAGTCCACCGGATCGACCGCTCGAAGGAATTCAGGATATTTATGGCGACGACAGCGAGCATTCAAATCTTGTGTATCACACCGCGGAGGAAGAAATCGCAATGGCACCCGCTTGCTGGCTATGGGATTATCTAAG aCGATCCTGCCAAGGTGGTTTTTTCTTGCCATTGAGTGGCGGCGTTGACTCGTCGTCTACAGCGTGTTTAGTATATTCGATGTGTGAAATGATTGTCGACACGGTCGGCAGAGGAG ACGTACAAGTCTTAGCGGATATTAGAAAGATTGTCGGTGATTGCGAATATCTACCGACAGACCCAAAGCAATTATGCAACACCCTCCTGTTTACATGTTACATGGGAACGGAAAATTCATCAGCAGAAACTAAGGCCCGCGCGACCGAGTTGGCCAATCAAATAGGATCTTATCATCATGGAATAGTTATAGATACTGCAATATCCGCTGTTTTAGGTATCTTCCAACAGATTTCTAAGCTGTCACCGAGATTCAAAGTGCATGGTGGATCGCCAAGAGAGAATCTAGCTTTGCAAAATGTGCAG GCTCGATTACGAATGGTGATGGCTTACTTATGCGCTCAATTAATGTTATGGGTCCGAGGCCGTCCGGGTGGCCTTTTAGTATTAGGAAGTAGTAATGTAGACGAAGCCTTACGCGGTTATCTCACCAAGTATGATTGCAGTAGCGCTGACATCAATCCTATCGGTGGCATAGCAAAGAATGATTTAAGAAAGTTTCTCATATACTTTAA acGCAAATATGGAATATCCGCTTTAGATAATATCTTAGATGCTCCACCCACCGCAGAATTAGAACCGCTACTAGCAGGGCAGCTCGCGCAATTAGATGAAGTTGATATGGGCATGACCTACAAGGAATTATCAGTTTTCGGACGATTAAGGAAACAAAATAAAGCTGGACCCTTTACAATGTTCTGCAGACTCGTGCATATGTGGGATCATTATACCCCGAAAGAA ATTGCAGATAAGGTAAAACACTTCTACAGGTGCTACGCTATAAATCGACACAAGATGACAATATTAACTCCTTCCTGCCATGCAGAGACGTACAGTCCCGACGATAATCGGTTCGATCACCGTCCCTTCCTTTACAATCACACGTGGAAGTGGCAATTTGCAGCGATCGATGAACAG GTGAGACGACTCAGCAGCGAAGAGAAGCCGTCCAGGCCGCGTGAAGGTGCTCCAAAAGTACCTGCAAAGCCCAGATATATGCCGTTCAGCTCCGTGATCAGCA ATAAAACGCATCCTGGAGTAGTAGTTTAA
- the LOC139112069 gene encoding LOW QUALITY PROTEIN: uncharacterized protein (The sequence of the model RefSeq protein was modified relative to this genomic sequence to represent the inferred CDS: inserted 2 bases in 1 codon) — protein sequence MISDLTPQDHQGSQLERYESSALRRDAESALFAIPLGISRHRYSKEALRAVLDARCIVDGSIQEAARWPTECQVIPERVRHIEYNPPAPEAFYVSTGKEPRPKPIGDELGTVIFRYCPTNVTNYFSRSCVGGSTALPAEFCGESTAGANANDIFFVTEGPRSRDDSTDLRFESRFESGNLGKVVKITDTYYQLYLRRDLYTQRHTQWYYFRVSNTRSRITYRFSIVNMCKEESLYNEGLKPLLYSTEDARTRSVGWRRCGDNITYYRNNDSSXKTKFSISIMIDVIRKKKKNNNCRSDEEKEKHTLTFNISFPHDRDIVYLAHCYPYTYTDLQEYLGKIVADPAKTRFAKLRLLCRSLAGNGVYYLTITAPTHEEQVRRKRGVVITARVHPGETPSSWTMKGIIDFLTGDTNRARELREKFVFKLVPMLNPDGVIVGNNRCSLSGKDLNRQYRTVMRESYPSVWHTKLMIRRLLEECGVAIYCDLHAHSRKHNIFAYGCESKRTGCSGRLSEQVFPLMLHKNAADKFSFENCKFHVEKGKEGTGRVVVWSMGVQNSYTMEASMGGSKIGSRCGTHFSVQDYEQIGKAFCETLLDFYDQDPMKERLRNKIIARLTKEGSSAEEPTNIDLTDYSRYARRYSSDPGVFPLLINHQSGSYKFPNFSSNEGDVSQESFSSEEERIEYADAAWSSEGGEFLASRRRYLCVPPPSPTFVPPKSVGLYQRRARRDVAERIYLERRRNLARRAMDLPTTDPGSDLCDECATDSADEGFVRSEGRECDGTFNDIKINTRAHRRMLHRACLVVWRSPQEYLRQDIIELSETTEKEEQRDKSLILPEIVRPRSVSFGELLPHENHRKTRQQPRCLRYESSTFLLTLRHPSPVSPTSLEVRLRLTSLKRQIWTGVGPTDANDAERLVDAFARAPLSWGVSRHALAHYPTDGEVTLKYVHLDLSRRPRSSRSKKTQSLVYDADKDDLRKARRKSRRSGCQLKATARAEGQKPSRRKNVRLDWQRAVNLNSRSKDARVVARASSSLLTIEADSLKLLATSTTSKRPQRKLEPRRKFRGAGAVAATCANVGAKTGAAKPTRTCRRDAFCESTTSDDASSDSGKPKATKKKLKKKKPPPLQPLKKSTAAKGTAEQGRRACSAKTSRNNV from the exons ATGATCTCCGATCTAACACCGCAGGATCATCAAGGGTCTCAATTGGAACGTTACGAGAGCTCGGCTCTCAGACGAGACGCGGAATCGGCGCTGTTTGCGATACCTTTAGGCATTTCCAGACATCGGTATTCGAAGGAGGCTCTTCGCGCGGTTCTCGATGCGCGATGCATCGTCGACGGTAGCATCCAGGAAGCGGCGAGGTGGCCAACCGAATGCCAG GTGATCCCAGAGAGAGTTCGTCACATCGAGTACAATCCTCCTGCGCCGGAAGCATTCTACGTTTCGACCGGAAAGGAGCCGCGACCCAAGCCGATCGGCGACGAGCTCGGAACAGTGATATTTCGCTACTGTCCGACGAACGTTACCAACTAC TTTAGCCGATCTTGCGTGGGGGGAAGCACGGCACTTCCCGCGGAATTCTGCGGGGAATCGACCGCGGGGGCCAACGCCAATGACATCTTCTTCGTCACCGAAGGTCCTCGGTCGAGGGACGACAGTACGGACTTGCGGTTTGAATCGCGGTTCGAATCCGGGAATCTCGGCAAAGTCGTCAAAATAACCGACACGTATTACCAGCTCTATTTGAGAAGAGATCTCTACACGCAGCGGCACACTCAGTGGTACTATTTCAGGGTATCTAACACGAGAAGCAGAATCACTTACAG GTTTTCGATCGTAAATATGTGCAAAGAAGAGAGCCTTTACAACGAAGGCCTCAAGCCTCTTCTCTATTCCACCGAAGATGCTCGGACTCGATCCGTAGGATGGAGAAGATGCGGCGACAATATTACGTACTACCGGAATAACGACTCATC TAAgacaaaattttctatttcaatAATGATTGatgtaataagaaaaaaaaaaaaaaataataattgcagaagcgacgaagaaaaagagaaacacaCGTTGACGTTCAACATCTCGTTTCCTCACGATCGTGATATCGTTTACTTAGCGCACTGCTATCCGTATACTTACACCGACCTCCAG GAGTATCTCGGCAAGATCGTGGCCGATCCCGCAAAAACGAGATTCGCCAAGCTACGCCTGCTGTGCCGTAGCCTAGCAGGAAACGGCGTGTATTACCTGACGATCACCGCGCCGACCCACGAAGAACAAGTGCGCAGAAAGCGGGGTGTCGTTATTACGGCCCGAGTGCATCCCGGGGAGACTCCGTCCAGCTGGACGATGAAAGGCATCATCGACTTCCTCACCGGTGACACGAACCGGGCCCGG GAGCTCAGAGAGAAATTCGTCTTCAAGCTGGTGCCGATGCTGAATCCGGACGGCGTCATAGTGGGCAACAATCGATGCTCTTTGTCCGGAAAGGACTTGAACCGGCAGTACAGAACCGTAATGCGGGAGAGCTATCCATCGGTGTGGCACACGAAGCTGATGATCCGGAGACTGCTCGAGGAGTGCGGAGTGGCGATTTACTGCGACCTCCACGCTCACTCGAGAAAGCACAATATATTCGCATACGGCTGCGAGAGCAAGAGAACCGGATGCAGCGGCAGATTGTCGGAACAAGTGTTTCCGCTGATGCTACACAAAAACGCAGCCGATAAG TTTTCCTTCGAGAATTGCAAATTTCACgtcgagaaaggaaaagagggCACGGGTCGAGTGGTCGTGTGGTCCATGGGCGTGCAGAACAGTTACACTATGGAGGCTTCTATGGGCGGCTCAAAAATTGGCTCTAGATGCGGAACACATTTTTCCGTTCAAGACTACGAGCAGATCGGAAAGGCATTTTGCGAGACTCTCCTCGATTTTTACGATCAGGATCCTATGAAG GAGAGACTCCGAAATAAGATTATAGCTAGACTGACGAAGGAAGGCTCCAGTGCTGAGGAACCTACTAATATCGATTTAACTGACTATTCGAGGTACGCTCGACGTTATTCTAGCGATCCAGGAGTTTTCCCGCTCCTTATTAACCACCAGAGTGGTTCGTACAAGTTTCCTAACTTTTCCAGTAACGAGGGAGACGTCTCGCAAGAGAGCTTCTCGTCGGAAGAAGAAAGAATCGAATACGCGGATGCCGCGTGGTCCAGCGAGGGCGGTGAATTCTTGGCGAGTCGTCGTCGGTACCTTTGCGTGCCACCCCCTTCGCCAACCTTCGTCCCACCGAAAAGCGTAGGTCTTTACCAAAGAAGAGCGCGAAGAGACGTCGCGGAACGAATTTACTTGGAACGCCGGCGAAACCTG GCACGACGAGCGATGGATTTGCCAACTACGGATCCAGGCAGCGACTTGTGCGACGAATGTGCGACTGATTCGGCCGACGAGGGTTTCGTGAGAAGCGAGGGAAGAGAATGCGATGGTACGTTCAAcgatatcaaaattaatacgcgcgcACATCGGCGTATGCTACATCGTGCATGTCTAGTAGTCTGGAGGAGTCCGCAAGAGTATCTTCGCCAAGATATAATTGAGCTGTCCGAGACGACCGAGAAGGAGGAGCAACGGGATAAGTCGCTGATCTTACCGGAAATTGTGAGACCCCGCAGCGTATCTTTCGGAGAATTACTACCTCACGAAAATCACCGGAAGACTCGCCAGCAGCCGCGATGCCTTCGGTACGAAT CTTCAACTTTCTTGCT AACGCTACGACATCCGTCGCCGGTTTCGCCGACGAGCCTGGAGGTGAGACTCAGGTTAACGTCGTTAAAGCGGCAGATTTGGACGGGCGTCGGCCCAACCGACGCCAACGACGCGGAACGTCTCGTCGACGCGTTCGCCAGAGCTCCGCTGAGCTGGGGCGTCTCCAGACACGCTCTGGCGCACTATCCCACAGACGGCGAGGTCACGCTCAAGTATGTACACCTCGATTTATCGCGTAGACCGCGTTC atcGCGGTCTAAGAAGACGCAGTCGCTCGTCTACGACGCGGACAAAGATGATTTGAGAAAAGCGCGGCGAAAGTCGCGGCGCAGTGGATGCCAGCTGAAGGCGACCGCGCGAGCGGAAGGGCAGAAGCCGTCCCGGAGGAAAAACGTGCGACTCGACTGGCAGCGGGCGGTGAACCTCAACTCCCGGAGCAAAGACGCGAGGGTTGTCGCAAGGGCCTCCTCGTCCCTGCTGACGATCGAGGCGGACTCGCTCAAGCTGCTggcgacgtcgacgacgtccAAGCGACCGCAGCGGAAGCTCGAGCCACGCCGAAAGTTCCGCGGTGCCGGTGCGGTGGCGGCCACCTGTGCAAACGTCGGAGCGAAGACCGGTGCCGCGAAACCGACGAGGAcgtgccgccgcgacgccttCTGCGAGAGCACGACCTCGGACGATGCCTCGTCTGATTCCGGTAAGCCGAAAGCCACAAAAAAGAAgctgaagaagaagaagccgCCACCGCTGCAGCCGTTGAAGAAATCGACGGCGGCCAAAGGGACGGCGGAACAGGGCAGGCGTGCCTGCAGCGCCAAGACTTCTCGCAACAAcgtttga